The DNA segment aaaaaaaaatcattgaatttaCCAATAAATGTTTTGGGGCTAAGCAACTAAGTAAGACAATCTAATATCCTATTGATGATTTTTCATTGAGATTACATGCTAAGAAAAGGAAATGAGTTGTTGGTAGGTGTACCTAGCTTAGACTACACTTGTTATATAagaattttgttatatatagaaatttttttatactatatatgCTTGTATAATTGAATTGAAAAGAATCCATTTTCACTTACATAAcctcaaaataataataaaaataataatagtaataagaatgataataataataataaaggagaatgaagaaaaacataagaaaatgtAAAGTGCAAGTGGGAAATGAAGGTTCTCAAGTGGACTTAGTTTGGACAACTCTTTTCAGTCGTGTGATCCCACTTATCCTTTTTAATCATATAGACCCCATTTTAAACATCAATTTTTAACAATGTGAACCCTACTTTCAACTTTTCCTTCCATATGTACAAACACCACATTCAACCTTCATTTTCATCCTTGTGAACCCCACTttccagtaaaaaaaaaaatgatattattccacaattttaatttgaaacttGACTTAAATTCAGTGATAAATTCATGTGAAAAATCTAACATGCTAATAATAAGTTAGGTGGTCCTAGGGTTCAAATTAAATAAGGTGCTTCTTCTTAGAAATACATCCATTTATTCAGATAATGAAACcctcttctcttttcctttttaaaactatgaaaGTAATGAAACTTGGGTGGTAAGTCACAATTGAAAGTTAGGAGAAACATCCCTAGTAAAAAGTCAGTCAAACATGGGCACTTGCATATAAAGCCTTGTCCACTTTCTTTCCTGCTTCTAGTTTAGCTagtctttataaataaaattttaaatttatatttatatcatatagtTAAGCTTCCTATACCCTAATGactttttctagtaaaagctTCCATGGCCATTTCTATGGAGCTTGTGTTTGAAGAAGAATCCAAACATTGGTGAATGACCAACTTAGGAGATGATTTAATGAGACATTCTATCAACGCACCTAAACttgcttttttatttacaaatctATGTAAAAATTCTCTCTCCTCCAagaattgacatattaatttgataagttataaaaattaaaaaaaaaacttactacTAAATGTTTTAGAGGTAAGCAACTTAAGAAGATGATATGATATTccatcattaatttaaatttagtttCAAGTGCTAAGAAGAgttccatataaaaaaatttaacacaatattaaaataaattctaaaatatgATGAAAGTATAACTTATAAATCCTatattgaaaaacatttaataaaatatgtactaaaataaaataaaatactaaattagACGAAGCATATTAATGATGTGAACCAAGTAATTGATTTcatatacaaaagaaaaattcatgaGCTTTTCAGCCAAACTACTATTCACTAAATAATATTATGGACATAGTGGCATTTTATTACTGCTACCatctatttattttagaaaCGAGTAGGGCTTGACCGCTCTCATAGATctcataaataattattatgtaTGTTCTGCTTCTTACACCCTTCCTTTACTTCTCGTCTCAGGTTCTTTGCTTTCATACCAAGTCCATCTTCTCTCTCCCATTTCACTCCCTTGAAGTCTTTCTCTGTCATTTTTCACTCTGTGAAGTAGTGATTTCTCTTTGTAAGATGCATTTTCTCTTGTTGTTTGTTTTCAATAACTGATCTCCCTCTTGAAACTTTCTATGGGCATAACTTCTCTCTCAACCTCTCTCTGCGTGAAGATTACCAATGTTGGAGCTCTATACAAATACTCTTGACACAAAGGTGAAATCGAAACTTCAGGTTTATGCAAATTTTGGTTATGCAGTTCATATTTAGCTTGTTAATGCAGCAAATGCAGTCCATTAATTTGGCAGATATTCCCAGTATTTAGTTTATTAATTTGGTAATCGGCCGGATATTTAGTTTAATAATTATGTGTCCTTACAATTATTGAAATGTGGATAGAAGAATTAGAAAGCCATCACTAATTATATTCAGCACTCAATCATAAATCTTCATACTCGACTTCATGGAAGTCTGTCTTTTTAAGCACAAGATCTCTGATAACTAAAAGTTTGATAGATGTTGTTTGATTGCTCTATGTTCACGGGCCTGCAAATGCTTTCGCTTCTACTTGGATGAGAAATCACTGATGCATCTGTTGCAGCAAAGGCATCAAGCTATTCAAAATTAGAATTGCTTGGATTTAAGCGGGTATGCTTTCATCCCTAGTCTTAATTGTTGTTGAGGATTTATAAGATAATCCATTAGTCTTGAAAGCTATTTGCTTAGGTAACTTGCCAAGGTTCTGTTAGTCTTCAGATTGAGGCAGTGTGAAAGCTTCTCACCTAATTATGTTATTACCCCTCTAGGTTCAAGATATTTTGCAGCTACCTCAACATTTTATTCATTGAGTGAGGTATTGGCAAAGccgaattattatttttttatttttaagagaaaaagatTATCCATACTCTGAGTAATTAAGTTATACCTCCATATGGAACTTGCCCTTAATATAATAGTGTAGAAGTGAGTGTTGTAGTTGTAATAAATGTCCTAAGGTCTGCAAGGGTCGGTTTTCTAATGGAAGCATTTGTAAGCTGACGTCTTGTCAGACTAATACTCTCTCTGGTTGCTCAGAACTGAAGAAATTGCCAGATGACATGGGGAGGCTACAATGTTTAGTAAAgtacaaagcaaatggaagTGGTATACAAGAGGTACCCACCTCTATTACTCTTTTGACAAAGCTTCAAGTATTATCATTAGCAGGATGTAAGGGAGGGGAATCCAAGTCAAGGAATCTGGTTTTATCTTTGCCCTCATCACCAACAGAAGGATTTCTTTGTCGGGTCTATGCTCCTTGAAAATGTTGATGAATAAGTGACTGCAACCTATTGAAAGGAGCACTACCCAGTGATCTTGGCTCCTTATCTTCAATGGAACGTTTAGATCTGAGCAGAAACAGTTTCATTACCGTGCCTGGTAGCCTCAAAAGGATCATACTGGAACAACACTGCAAGAGTCTTCAATCATTGCCAGAGCTTCCATCAAGTATTGAATATTTATAGGCCACACATCCCTGGAAACCTTTTCATATCCATCAAGTGCATATGCATCGAAGGAGTCAAGATTCAACTTCTATTACTATAATTGCTTCCCACTGGTTGGGAAGGAGCAGGGTGACACTGTGGAAGCTATCCCACTGGGAATTCGGCTTGTTGAATCAATACAGAAATCCATGGCTCCAAGTGAGCATTCTGCCTTTCCCTGGGTGTGCTGTTATTTGTTTGCGTATGCTAAGAatcttaaaacatattttaatatggtgtTAAATAATTGACACAATCCCACAAAATAATCTTGGAATACTAATCCTAGAATATTATTTCTCTACATGCCTCCAACTTTTTCATGATTCCTGGTAACCCTGGTCTATCTACTCGCTCTTGTTCCTGGAAGTAGCATTCCAGAGTGGTTCATCCATCTGAGCGAGGAGTGTTCAGTAACTGTAGAGCTGCCCCCGCATTGGTATAAATACCAAGTTGATGGGATTGGCTATTTGTGCTGTTTCAACGCAAACATTACTATGGGTGAGTTGGGAGAGTTTGTATGTTGTAGTGTGAAAGAATCCATTTTCACTTACATAAcctccaaataaaaaataaaaaataaataaaaaatcaaaggaaaatggagaaaaatgtgaaagaaaatggaaaatgcaaGTGGGAAATGAAGGTTCCCAAGTGGACTCAATTTGGACAACTTTTTTCGGTTTGTGTGATTCAACTTATCCTTTTTAATCATGTGGACCCCATTTTAAAcatcagtttttaaaaatgtgaACCCTACTCTCAACTTTTCTTTCCATATATGTAGACATTGCATTCAACCTTCATTTCCATCACATCTCAACTttccaatagaaaaaaaatgatattattccACAATTTTGATTTGAAACATGCCTTAAATTCATGTGAAAAATCTAACATCCTAATAAAAAGTTAGTTGGTCTAGGGTTCAAATTAAATGAGATGCTTCTTCTTGAAAATGCATCCATTTATTGAGATAGTGAAACcctcttctcttttcctttttaaaattggGATAATGAAATTTGGATGGTAAGTCACAATTGAAAGTTGAGAGAAACATCCTTAGTAAAAAGTCAGTCAAACACAGGCACTTGCATgggaatggcaacggggcgggtttaGGATGAGTTGCCCCCATCCCAACCTCGTCCCAtttattcaaaacaattctcatccatgtctcatttaaaaaattaaacgggacGGGGCgggtatgataaattctcatacccaCCCCGTCCTGCcacatttaacttttttttttaattttaatttttttttaaaaaaattacttttaaaaattttaattaaattaaaataaatatattttataaataattaaattattatatttttataatttattttattaaaaatattttattattgtctatatattaaaaataataaaataaaaattaattttaaaattaaaattaattttatatataattaggaCAGGACGGGGCAATACTCGAACCAGCCccgaattttaaaaaaaatcccaaacccatttattaaaattaaactccATCCCATTAGGGGCAGGGTGGGGGAGGTACCTGAAAAAACTCGCCCCATTCCTATCCCTATACTTGCATATGAAGCTTCTACCCTCTTTCTTTTCTACTTCTTGTTTACctaatctttatatataaaattttaaatttatatttccaTCATATAGAAAGGAACCCACTGAAATTATTGAATGCAGCCAAAAGCATCAATTAATGTGATGGAGAttcatctttgtctttgatacaCGTGGGTGAGTAAACGTCCATACGAGAAAAAGGCATATTTATCAAAGACAAATAACATTATTAACCTAACTATTAAACACTATCATTTAACACATTACACTTATATATAAACTACCTGAAAATGtgcaattttaaaatttaaattaaattaaaaattttgaaaataatactttaacttttatttggaaaaaaaaaattcaaaactatcatattttaataaatatttaaaaataaattgtgtctttcttttttttttttcttgtcaaaaTCTCGGCAACCTGTCACATTATGAATCAGGTAGAATAGATTTGAAATAGAGGGAAATTAatgtgaaaacaaaataaaggtgCACCATGCTTGAATGATTGAAACGCCTATTTGTTTTCCATTGACAAACCAAAGTAATAAGTTAAATCAACATCTAAGGCAGTTGTCTTGTGCCAACATCTTCTTCACCtattttttcttggaaaaagTGTCTTCtcttatgttttaaaaactCATAACATTGGATATTATagtctctttttaatttttaaaacaaaagtgaaatatacaataagtaaaaattgttttaatcaattttaaaaataaagaaataataaaataaaaaatcataccaaaacaaataaaattaaacatgatatattttcttttctttccataaTCTAGTATTCATATTGaacatcttaaattttttaaaaaaaatttattaaataaataaatttcaaatcaaattatatttgttacataaaagttattaattttaaaaaataaatcataaaaaataaaaatgaacaaaaaagatgacaaatattttaatttgaagtgaatatcttattatttaccattcttataatattttaaatgtataatttttaaaaattcacatGAAAATGAAAGATGTTAATAAATAATGTTAGTGGGATCCTTTTTATAAGAATCTAAATATACTTTTTGAGTCATTCCTATCTTTTTCTCGTGTCTCCCACTaggttcctttttctttctgacTTTGCAACCTTGCTTTTATCTTCTTTTAAGGACAAAAAGAATCTTATGTTGTGAGAAAACACACGAAAATTCtggtgtttgtttcttttttttattcagagGAGTTTTTATATGAAGCCATATATATCTTGCTTTAGTTTGGTCTTCAGCCACACCCACCCTCTTCAAGTTACGATTCTCTGGATTGATCATTCAAGCTACCCGTCTTTCTTCCAACCATTCTTCTTCCAAATTTGTAATGGCTTCTTCTTCAACCAGTCTCTCAGTAGCATCTTCCTCTTCCACCCATCCACGAAAGTATGAGGTCTTCCTCAGTTTCAGAGGAGAAGACACCCGCAAAAGCTTTACTGATCATCTTCACGAGGCGCTTCATCGATGTGGAATCAACACTTTCATAGATGACCAACTCAGGAGAGGCGAACAAATATCTTCAGCACTCCTACAGGCAATTGAAGAATCAAGGTTTTCCATCATCATTTTCTCCGAACACTATGCTTCTTCAAGTTGGTGTTTGGATGAACTTACAAAGATTCTTGAGTGTGTCAAAGTGGGGGGACATACAGTTTTTCCGGTTTTCTATAATGTGGATCCCTCTCATGTAAGAAAACAAACAGGGAGTTATGGAGTAGCATTTACAAAGCATGAAAAAGTTTACAGGGACAACATGGAGAAAGTGCTCAAGTGGAGAGAAGCTCTAACTGTGGCATCCGGACTTTCTGGATGGGATTCACGAGATAGGTAATTCTTCTAACTGGATTTCTCTTGTTTTCTATCTGGGTGTTGCTTTTTTTTGtcgtctttttctttttctaagctcgatctatttaaatttctttctgGGAATTGAAGTATGTATTAATCCAACTTTTCCTGTTGGTTtatcaaagagaaaaatgataaggCGAGGATGAGGTTTGGTGCTCCTTCATCTCAAAAATCACAAGAAGAATAGGGTTGTTTTTCTCTTGTGATTGAACACTTCTTCAAACCCCATTGGATCAGTGCTTTTTCAACCTTTCCGAAGGCCCACTGGGATACCCGATCCGGCCCATTAATTAATTGGATCACCATATATGTTTTTTCAGCTTCGAAAATCATTCCTTGTGGCGTCAAAATGTATCCAATAGCTTTTCTAGTGTTTCTAACCCAAGTTCTAAGATGTTCTTTATGCAGACTGCTCAGTGTGTCAGACTGAACAATAGTATCTAGGATTATATAATTTCACAATACATTATTCCTAACTTCATGTCTCTTCTTTTATTGGATACCATGTGTTCCCATCCTAACAACATGATAATGGGGTTAACAGTTTGATCAATCGTAGCTTCATCTTGTTGAATCATGCCTTCTTTTCTTTCAGTCGCAACAAAGAACAAATCTAAGCACTAGTACTgctatatttatctatttttctttgtcCCTTTATGACTTTAAAAAGATGACCATATGCTtgttttcaatttgaatttcaCAGACATGAATCCAAGGTTATTAAGGAAATTGTTTCAAAGATCTGGAATGAACTGAACGATGCATCCTCATGTAACATGGAGGCTCTAGTTGGAATGGATTCTCATATACAGAACATGGTTTCATTATTATGTATTGGGTCAGATGATGTTCGGATGGTAGGAATTTGGGGCATGGCTGGCATAGGTAAGACTACAATTGCTGAGGCTGTTTATCAGAAAATTTGCACTCAATTCGAAGGTTGTTGCTTTCTTTCAAATGTTAgagaaaaatcacaaaaaaatgaCCCAGCTGTAATACAAATGGAACTCCTTTCACAAGTTTTTTGGGAAGGCAATCTAAATACAAGAATTTTCAATAGAGGAATCAAtgctataaaaaaaacactCCACTCCATGAGAGTCCTTATTGTTCTTGACGATGTGGATCGCCCACAACAATTGGAGGTTTTAGCTGGAAATCATAACTGGTTTGGTCCAGGAAGTCGAATTATCATCACAACTAGAGAAAAGCATTTGCTAGATGAGAAAGTGGAAATATATGAAGTTAAGGAATTAAACAAAGATGAAGCTCGTAGGCTCTTTTATCAGCATGCCTTTAAATATAAACCTCCTGCAGGAGATTTTGTACAACTATGTGACCGTGCCCTAAATTATACAAAGGGCATTCCCTTAGCCCTTAAAATCTTGGGTCGTTTTTTATACAATAGAAGCAAAAAGGAATGGGAGAGTGAATTGGAAAAACTTAGAAGAATTCCAAACAAAGAGATTCAAGATGTGCTGAGAATAAGCTTTGATGGATTAGATGATAATCAAAAGGATATATTTTTCGACATCGCATGCTTCTTTAAAGGGCAAGACAAAGATTACGTCATAAAACTACTGAAAAGTTGTGATTTCTTTCCAGAAATTGGAATACGTAATCTTATAGATAAGTCTCTTGTAACTATTTCATATAATAAGTTGTGCATGCATGATTTGATACAAGAAATGGGATGGGAAATTGTTCGGCAAGAATCTATGAAAGACCCCGGCAAACGCAGCAGGTTGTGGGTTAATGATGATGTCATTGATATGCTAACAACAAATACAGTAAGACCTAAATgcacaacaattttttttttcttttgtctactttttaattttaactttgAGCTCATACTCTGCTCTTGGTTCATTGTTAGGGGACTGAAGCAGTTGAAGGCATGGTCCTTAACTTGTCTACTTTGAAAGAGCTACACTTCAGTGTTAATGTCTTCACGAAGATGAACAAATTAAGAGTGCTCAGATTCTATGATGCACAAATATGGGGAAGTTCTTGGATATGGAGACGCAATGATCGCTATAAAAGTCCATACACTGAATGTAAATTCCATCTTTCTGGGGATTTTAAATTTCTATCCAACCACTTAAGATCTCTCTACTGGGATGGATACCCTTTGAAGTCCCTTCCATCAAATTTTCATCCTGAGAAGCTTCTCGAGTTAAAAATGTGCTTTAGTCAGCTTGAACAACTATGGGAAGGAAACAAGGTACGTATAATTTAGATTTGTTGTTTTACTTTAAATGGATTATAAAGTTCATTAAAGTGGATCTGTTCTAgcctttttttcctctttttctttgacAGTCATTTCAGAAGTTAAAGTTCATCGAACTTAGCCACTCTCAACATCTAATCAAAGCACCAGACTTCTCTGGAGCTCCAAAGCTCAGGAGAATAATTCTTGAAGGTTGTACAAGTTTAGTCAAGGTTCATCCATCCATTGGAGCTCTCAAGAAGCTTATTTTCCTGAATTTAGAAGGCTGCAAGAACCTCAAGAGTTTCTTGAGCAGCATCCATCTGGAGTCTCTTCAAATTCTTACTCTCTCTGGCTGCTCAAAACTGAAGAAACTTCCAGAGGTCCAGGGAGCCATGGATAATTTATCAGAGCTTTCTTTAAAAGGGACTGCTATAAAAGGATTGCCATTGTCCATTGAATATCTGAATGGACTTGCTTTATTTAATCTGGAAGAGTGCAAAAGCCTTGAGTCATTACCGGGCTGCATTTTTAAGTTGAAGTCCCTGAAAACTCTTATTCTTTCAAACTGCTTAAGACTGAAGAAGCTTCCAGAGATACAGGAAAATATGGAGAGTTTGAAAGAGCTTTTTCTAGATGACACTGGTCTAAGAGAGCTACCTTCATCAATTGAGCATCTAAATGGGCTTGTTTTGTTGAAGctgaaaaattgtaaaagacTTGCAAGTCTTCCAGAAAGCATTTGTAAGCTGACGTCTCTTCAGACTCTTACTCTCTCTGGTTGTTCAGAACTGAAGAAATTGCCAGATGATATGGGGAGCCTACAATGTTTATTAAAGctcaaagcaaatggaagtGGTATACAAGAGGTACCCTCCTCTATTACTCTTTTGACAAGGCTTCAAGTATTATCATTAGCAGGATGTAAAGGGGGGGGATCTAAGTCAAGGAATCTGGCTTTATCTTTGCGCGCATCACCAACTGATGGATTGCGACTGTCTTCTTTGACGGTTCTACACTCCTTGAAAAAGTTGAATTTAAGTGACCGCAACCTACTGGAAGGAGCACTACCCAGTGATCTTAGCTCCTTATCTTGGTTGGAATGTTTAGATCTGAGTAGAAACAATTTCATCACCGTGCCTACTAGCCTGAGTCGACTTCCTCACCTCAGAAGGCTCATAGTGGAACACTGCAAGAATCTTCAATCATTGCCAGAGCTTCCGTCAAGTATTAAAGAATTATTGGCCAATGATTGCACATCCCTGGAAACTTTTTCATATCCATCAAGTGCATATCCATTGAGGAAGTTCGGAGATTTCAACTTCGAATTTTCTAATTGCTTCCGACTAGTGGGGAATGAGCAGAGTGACACTGTGGAAGCTATCCTACAGGAAATTCGGCTTGTTGCATCGATACAGAAATCCATGGCTCCAAGTGAGCATTCTGCCAGGGTATGTTATTATTTGTTTGCGTACGCTACTAATTCTTAAAACATTGTTTAATATGGTGTTAAATAATTGACACAATCCCACAAAATAATCTTGGAATACTAATCCTAGAATATCATTTCTCTACATGCATGCCTTCCAACTTTTTCCTGATTCAGTATGGTGAAAGTCGGTATGACGCTGTTGTTCCTGGGAGTAGGATTCCAGAGTGGTTCACCCATCAGAGCGAGGGGGATTCAATAACTGTAGAGCTGCCTCCAGGTTGTTATAATACCAATTCGATTGGATTGGCTGCTTGTGCTGTTTTCCACCCAAAATTCAGCATGGGTAAGATCGGCCGTTCTGCATATTTTAGTGTGAATGAATCTGGCGGCTTCTCTCTCGACAACACGACTTCCATGCATTTTTCAAAAGCTGACCACATCTGGTTTGGGTATCGATTAATTTCTGGAGTGGATTTACGCGATCACTTGAAGGTTGCATTTGCTACATCCAAAGTTCCGGGCGAAGTGGTGAAAAAGTGTGGGGTTCGTCTAGTATATGAGCAAGATGAGATGGGGAATGCATCTTTCCTTTCGGCACCATGTGGCCGGGAGAAGGAGATGAATCAAATTCAGAGTCAGGAGACCGACACCGCCGCTTCCTTTTCCAAACTTCCCCCTGTAAGCTTCAGGAAATCTGGTcctaattttctcttttctcaatttattaaggttatgttttgggaaaatttaaaggaaaacaagaaaggaaagaaaatagggaaaatgataaaaaaaaaaaattaaaaatagatttaaaattaataaattatttttatatattatttcaaactctttatttattttttcttctatttaaatattaaataatttaaatatataaaaatttctaattaatatgtaatgattttttattttctttgatattttttatgatcaaatcaaaaatgagaaaatcattttttttaatatttgttttccttaatactttttagtaaccaagtataattaaaataaacatattatgACTTAGCACTTTCCACAGACAAAAACTAacctaaaataaacatataatgatattaaagtaataatttttctaatgttGAAATGTTAATTATGATACTTATTTGTAACCATTAAATATATATCATggtaaaattgttttaagtgAATACCTTTTTCCATAATCAATGATTCTAATGaataaaaacttattaattaattttataaactagctaaatatatacaaattctaattaatggaaatgttttttttttcaattttaaaaatgtagaaaaaaaataacacttttttttagtttactttATTGAAGAGTCCAGCAAAAGTATCCGGTGAGCATAAAAAGAATTCATTCAAAGGTCGatcatttcatttaatttaataaaaaatactttaatttctCCAGGTGGTTATACATGATGAAAGTTGTTCGTATATCGCATTTCCGTCTCGAAGGTAATTACTTgcttttaatatgtttttagttctttttattaCTTCATTAGGTTGCCAGCtatctaaaaaatttataatattaatggattgaatttttgaattttcatttttaaaatcaaattttaattgacTCCATTCTAATTCATTTAtagttttctttatttcaataATAGATATATTATGTTAGAGTAAGAGAATTGAAAACACACAAACAATACAtaatacagaaaaaaaaattacgagaaaattaatgaagatgagaagtaataaaatgaaactatttaaggtatatatatagggattaaaatagattaaaatattattttgtatatataaaagattaaaatagattttattttccatAGGGAGACTAATTACCATTATTTCTCTTACTAGTAATGCCAGATGCAATCAAGCAATTGTAGCAGTGGCCAACAAGTAGTCTCCAA comes from the Vitis vinifera cultivar Pinot Noir 40024 chromosome 12, ASM3070453v1 genome and includes:
- the LOC100261701 gene encoding disease resistance protein RPV1 isoform X1; translation: MASSSTSLSVASSSSTHPRKYEVFLSFRGEDTRKSFTDHLHEALHRCGINTFIDDQLRRGEQISSALLQAIEESRFSIIIFSEHYASSSWCLDELTKILECVKVGGHTVFPVFYNVDPSHVRKQTGSYGVAFTKHEKVYRDNMEKVLKWREALTVASGLSGWDSRDRHESKVIKEIVSKIWNELNDASSCNMEALVGMDSHIQNMVSLLCIGSDDVRMVGIWGMAGIGKTTIAEAVYQKICTQFEGCCFLSNVREKSQKNDPAVIQMELLSQVFWEGNLNTRIFNRGINAIKKTLHSMRVLIVLDDVDRPQQLEVLAGNHNWFGPGSRIIITTREKHLLDEKVEIYEVKELNKDEARRLFYQHAFKYKPPAGDFVQLCDRALNYTKGIPLALKILGRFLYNRSKKEWESELEKLRRIPNKEIQDVLRISFDGLDDNQKDIFFDIACFFKGQDKDYVIKLLKSCDFFPEIGIRNLIDKSLVTISYNKLCMHDLIQEMGWEIVRQESMKDPGKRSRLWVNDDVIDMLTTNTGTEAVEGMVLNLSTLKELHFSVNVFTKMNKLRVLRFYDAQIWGSSWIWRRNDRYKSPYTECKFHLSGDFKFLSNHLRSLYWDGYPLKSLPSNFHPEKLLELKMCFSQLEQLWEGNKSFQKLKFIELSHSQHLIKAPDFSGAPKLRRIILEGCTSLVKVHPSIGALKKLIFLNLEGCKNLKSFLSSIHLESLQILTLSGCSKLKKLPEVQGAMDNLSELSLKGTAIKGLPLSIEYLNGLALFNLEECKSLESLPGCIFKLKSLKTLILSNCLRLKKLPEIQENMESLKELFLDDTGLRELPSSIEHLNGLVLLKLKNCKRLASLPESICKLTSLQTLTLSGCSELKKLPDDMGSLQCLLKLKANGSGIQEVPSSITLLTRLQVLSLAGCKGGGSKSRNLALSLRASPTDGLRLSSLTVLHSLKKLNLSDRNLLEGALPSDLSSLSWLECLDLSRNNFITVPTSLSRLPHLRRLIVEHCKNLQSLPELPSSIKELLANDCTSLETFSYPSSAYPLRKFGDFNFEFSNCFRLVGNEQSDTVEAILQEIRLVASIQKSMAPSEHSARYGESRYDAVVPGSRIPEWFTHQSEGDSITVELPPGCYNTNSIGLAACAVFHPKFSMGKIGRSAYFSVNESGGFSLDNTTSMHFSKADHIWFGYRLISGVDLRDHLKVAFATSKVPGEVVKKCGVRLVYEQDEMGNASFLSAPCGREKEMNQIQSQETDTAASFSKLPPVSFRKSGPNFLFSQFIKVMFWENLKENKKGKKIGKMIKKKN
- the LOC100261701 gene encoding disease resistance protein RPV1 isoform X2, which produces MASSSTSLSVASSSSTHPRKYEVFLSFRGEDTRKSFTDHLHEALHRCGINTFIDDQLRRGEQISSALLQAIEESRFSIIIFSEHYASSSWCLDELTKILECVKVGGHTVFPVFYNVDPSHVRKQTGSYGVAFTKHEKVYRDNMEKVLKWREALTVASGLSGWDSRDRHESKVIKEIVSKIWNELNDASSCNMEALVGMDSHIQNMVSLLCIGSDDVRMVGIWGMAGIGKTTIAEAVYQKICTQFEGCCFLSNVREKSQKNDPAVIQMELLSQVFWEGNLNTRIFNRGINAIKKTLHSMRVLIVLDDVDRPQQLEVLAGNHNWFGPGSRIIITTREKHLLDEKVEIYEVKELNKDEARRLFYQHAFKYKPPAGDFVQLCDRALNYTKGIPLALKILGRFLYNRSKKEWESELEKLRRIPNKEIQDVLRISFDGLDDNQKDIFFDIACFFKGQDKDYVIKLLKSCDFFPEIGIRNLIDKSLVTISYNKLCMHDLIQEMGWEIVRQESMKDPGKRSRLWVNDDVIDMLTTNTGTEAVEGMVLNLSTLKELHFSVNVFTKMNKLRVLRFYDAQIWGSSWIWRRNDRYKSPYTECKFHLSGDFKFLSNHLRSLYWDGYPLKSLPSNFHPEKLLELKMCFSQLEQLWEGNKSFQKLKFIELSHSQHLIKAPDFSGAPKLRRIILEGCTSLVKVHPSIGALKKLIFLNLEGCKNLKSFLSSIHLESLQILTLSGCSKLKKLPEVQGAMDNLSELSLKGTAIKGLPLSIEYLNGLALFNLEECKSLESLPGCIFKLKSLKTLILSNCLRLKKLPEIQENMESLKELFLDDTGLRELPSSIEHLNGLVLLKLKNCKRLASLPESICKLTSLQTLTLSGCSELKKLPDDMGSLQCLLKLKANGSGIQEVPSSITLLTRLQVLSLAGCKGGGSKSRNLALSLRASPTDGLRLSSLTVLHSLKKLNLSDRNLLEGALPSDLSSLSWLECLDLSRNNFITVPTSLSRLPHLRRLIVEHCKNLQSLPELPSSIKELLANDCTSLETFSYPSSAYPLRKFGDFNFEFSNCFRLVGNEQSDTVEAILQEIRLVASIQKSMAPSEHSARYGESRYDAVVPGSRIPEWFTHQSEGDSITVELPPGCYNTNSIGLAACAVFHPKFSMGKIGRSAYFSVNESGGFSLDNTTSMHFSKADHIWFGYRLISGVDLRDHLKVAFATSKVPGEVVKKCGVRLVYEQDEMGNASFLSAPCGREKEMNQIQSQETDTAASFSKLPPVVIHDESCSYIAFPSRSNARCNQAIVAVANK